The following DNA comes from Bradyrhizobium manausense.
CGGGCACGAGATCGTCGCCTACACCGCCGGCAAGATGAAGAAGAACCGCATCAAGACGCTGGCGGGAGACCGCGTGACGGTGGAGATGTCGCCCTACGACCTCGAAAAGGGCCGGCTGATTTTCCGTCACAAGGACGAACGTCCGAGCGGAATGGGCGGACCTCCCCGTCCCGGACAGCGTGGCGGCCAATTCCGTCGCCGTTAACGGCCCGCCGCGCGCAAGCGCGGCATGGAAATTCCGACCTGTATGCTGATCCGCCGTGGGTAACCCGGCGGATCAAAAAATCGTGCACGTCAGGATTGTTTTGGAGCCCTATTTCCAATAAAATGGGCTTATCGATTTTCGGCCGGACGATATTAGCATCCACCGGTACAGCCGGTTCAGACACGCTGACGACCCTTCCAAAAATTCGATCTAACCTGCCTGCGCAAGCAGGCTCTGACATTGTGTTCTTTGAGAAGGGACTACCCCATGAGCATGGGAACCGTGAAGTGGTTTAACGCGACCAAGGGCTTCGGCTTCATCCAGCCCGACGACGGCGGCCAGGACGTTTTCGTTCACATCAGCGCCGTCGAGCGTGCCGGCCTCGGCTCGCTGCGCGAAGGCCAGAAGATCTCCTACGAGATCGTTGCCGATCGCCGCTCCGGCAAGTCGGCTGCCGACAATCTCCGCGACGCAGGCTGATCTCTAGCGCGCCCTTATGGCGCGTACACGGATCGGCGCGAGCGCGCTGAACAACGGAAAAGGCCGTGCGGATGCACGGCCTTTTTCATGTCTGACGGGCGATGCGCTCAATAGGTCGTGCAGGCCGTA
Coding sequences within:
- a CDS encoding cold-shock protein — encoded protein: MSMGTVKWFNATKGFGFIQPDDGGQDVFVHISAVERAGLGSLREGQKISYEIVADRRSGKSAADNLRDAG
- the infA gene encoding translation initiation factor IF-1, with amino-acid sequence MAKEELIQFEGLVTEILPDARYRVQLDAGHEIVAYTAGKMKKNRIKTLAGDRVTVEMSPYDLEKGRLIFRHKDERPSGMGGPPRPGQRGGQFRRR